TAACTCTCTCCAAAGGATTTCTTTGCACACTATGACTGAGTAAAAGAAACCATTAGGTCTCTTCCAATGCTTCACCTTGGCTTATATCTTAGGTATTAATTAGGTGTCTAGCTAAGCAAAAATCTGATGTGGCAAGCAAtttaaagaagagagagaacaGACTTATTTCTCATGGAAGACATTAGCTCTTTGAGTAATCCTAGACAACTATGAGATAATTAATTACCTTGAGAGATCTCAAGAAATTAaaaacatacatgcatgcattggaagcttattttttaatatcaatATCTTACTCTATCTCTTCTTGGATACCAGCTAAGACATAAGGTATTGGGAGTGACCTTAGGCCTCTCCCGGTGCTGGTTTCTTAGACATTAATTATTTATTAGCTATGTAAAAAAATTGATGTGATAAGCAATTTAAAAGAAGAtagaaggaactcatttttatGGAAGAAACTATCTGTTTGAGCAATCTTAGATGATCGTAAGATAGTGCTGGTTAAATGGCGATCCGGCATGGCATGGCTCGGGCCTAGTAGCGGCACGACCTGTTAGGCCCACTAGACAAGcaggtcgtgccgtgccggtccATATGCCGAACATTCAACCCAAGCACATCACACATAAGGCTGGATCATGCCGTGCCGGCTCATGCTACAGTAGGcctgatagttttttttttgactcgTTAAGCACGTTAGCAtgcacatgtttttttttgttaagtATGGTACCCACCACATCCATGCAGATGCAGCCATGCATCTCTGAGCTCTGACCTCGCAACTATTCTTTTGGGCTCGGTCAAATGCATCATGTTGCATGTGGTCAGGCATGCATGTGAGATAAAACCCATTAGAAAATTGATTTAGTCATGTGTGAAGCACGTAACCACAAGGAAAAGAAGATTGTCGCggtataaaaaaagaaaaatgtgtagTTAGCTAGTAGAAAGCTAAGCATTCACATGGGCTGTGCCATCGGGCCTCTATGCCTGGACCGTGCCGTGTTGGGTACAGCTCAGGTCATTGTGCCATGCCAGCCTGCCACGTTTATAAACGTGTCGTGCCTACAGTATATAGCTACATGCTAGCTCATTTGGTCAGATCTACCGTGAGACAATTAATTGCTTTGGAGACCTAAAGAAACTAGTAGCAcacataaatatattaaaaacttGCTTTTTAACACTAATTTTTTACTCTATCTCTCCTCTTAGATATCACATAAGAAATAAAACATTATGAGTGTCTTTATTATCCATGTGACTGTCCTTGTTATTCAAATGTTTTAACCTTTCAAAGCTTTTCTCCAAGACAATacattctttaaaaaaaaaaaagtcactcTTTCCAAAATTGTGTTCAATAGTTGTTCTTAACATATAATTAAAAGAGACTAAATTTTACAAACCTATTTGTAGTGTTGCAGTACTACCACAAACCTTTAGGTTTAAGAATTTAGTCTAAAAAATACACATATACTGTATCAATGTATCACAAACTATATATTTAATGTGTCAATACatcataaaactatagattttagTTGgtgacaaagtagctaaatctgtagttttgctaTATATTCAAACACTAAAATTATAGTTTTGCAATATAGATTCTTAAACGTGTAGTTTTACGGTGCATTGATACACTAGATCTGTAGTTTTCATTACACTTCTGTCGCCAACTTGTTTGTAGTTTGTGAAATTTAAAATGCACCTCTTAATTAACCAATTCACTTTGCTTTTTTACCTCGTGTGTTTGAGATTTTAGCGAAGGgtattttgataaatttttaataaaataataattgaCTTTGTTTATGTTTCTAGTCAAAAGTGTCCATTATTTGAAAACGAACAAACCAAAAGGTAAAGAAATTAAAGAGGCAACGACGACGTaccacgccgccgcccccttcctcctccctgACGACGGCGAGCATCGGCGGAGGGGCCGTCTTTGCGCGGGTAGACTCCTTCTTGGACATGGCGAGAGCGTGGGCCTCCGTTTGGCCTATCCTGAAGGGCTGCATCACCGGCGGTCTGATCGGCGTTACCGTCGCCGACCGGTACGCCTCCATGGTCGCCGTGGATGGCGCATCCATGTACCCCACCTTCGAACCCCAGCCGACCGAACGCGTGCTTGTGGAGAGGCTCTGCCTCGGCCGCTACGACTTCTCCCGCGGCGACGTCGTCGTCTTCCAgtaagctcgccgccgccgagttCTTGGTTTGGCACCTGAGCGTTTCTTGGTTCCTAATGATGCTGCCGTTATTTCTCGTCTCAGGTCGCCGAGGAACCACCGggaactggcagtgaagagATTGATTGCGCTGCCCGGCGACTGGATCCAGGTCCCGGAGAAGCAGGAGATCCGGAAGATCCCTGAGGGCCACTGCTGGGTTGAAGGGGACAATGCCGGCTTCAGCTGGGACTCCAGAGGCTATGGCCCTGTAAGGCATCCTATTGCTATTGTTTTTCTCTAACGAATTTTGACCCTATTTCGTGCCGTCTTCCCGGACAAAATTGCATCATATCGCTGGGAAAATTTGCGTCAAAATTGCATTGTCTCGCTAGGAAAATTTGCGTAGATTGGTGTTGGCATTGCAAGATGGGGTGTGGGCGAAAGGAATACCTTTTCTGTATTGTGTTCTACATTTGCTGCTGGGATTGCTGAATTGTGATTCAGGCTTCTCGGTGGTGTTTAAAAGTTCAGTGCACCTTCataccatctccaaccatattcccttcatttcgttcccttcccgattcccttccccattctcattccctttattttctctcatctccaacagcttctcctcgaggggaatcgcgaagggaaaagagagagaattccgtcctgaagggaatgaccctgggaatcctgtcgtgacgggaaccgtgaagggaaaccgttggagcgctgaagggaacgaaaatcccgtcgtgaagggatagCTTGGGGATGCGAAATTTTGCTGTTAATATGGAGCAGAAAACATTGTTTCCATAAAAGGGGGCAGAAAACAAGTTGGTGTGTTGATATTAACTGATGCTAGATATCAGCTCTATAATCATGGCTCTTTTCCAGGCGATGTATTTGTTACAAAAGATAAAATCAGTTGCTTACTTATCGTTTACCAAATTGACACTTCTAGCACCGGACATGAACTAGTCAAGTCCTTCCTTTTTTCCCAGTGATCTTTTTAATCTTGAATTGGCATCTTGATTGCTGGAGGCATTTCACATGCAAGCTTATTGCAAATCCGAGTGCACCGATACAatgctatttatttatttattgtgtcCCTCTGTTTATATATTGAATATTGAACTATTTCGAAAGTTATGTATATAACAACAATGTTGCATTACCTCCTTGGGACAAATGCTAAGCTGAGCTCGGAAACTCATGGCTCACAGTCATATTTGAGCCAATTTTGGTGCTTTATTAGCATGCTCATCAGATGGATGTCAGCATTGTTTATGAACTACCACAGATTTGCagtttcaaattaattaaaaatccAGAATTTCTTTCTTAGTTTGTTTGGTCAATAAGAACTAGCTTAAAGCCTTGAACATCTCATATCCTGTTCATTGTTTCTGATGATGTTTTTCCTCATGCGTTATTATAAGGTCTTAAGAGCCTTAAATAGAAAAAGAGGACAACTAAAAAGAACATACCGATGCCTCTTGACCTTTCTATTTAAACATTGGGATATCTTTATATCCTTGAAAGAGACAAACAAATGCGTCCAACGACACTCattataaaatatttgtttGCACAGTGTAACAAAATCAGTTTCTTGGCATTTGTAGTCTTGTTACTAAGCATTTTAAACTTTTTACACCCGCAGGTTCCTCTGGGTCTGATGTACGGGAGGGTCACACACGTAGTATGGCCACCCCATAGAATTGGTCAAGTTGACAGAAAAATGCCAGAAGGAAGGATTATGCCGCGATGACCTTTTGGAGTATCTTGTTCGGTGGGTTATCCTGCACTCTTTTTCCATCGCAGGGAAGGACACCACTACGAAATAAGATTGACTGAAGCCCCAAGATGTACTGCACTGTACTGTTGAAGGCTGTGCACTAACGGATATGATTCTGTCGATGACAGTGAGAATTTTATATCTGGTTGCAAATCAATCCTCCTGTCAGAATCAATCGTTATGATACAACACTGAAATCTTCTCATTCCGTTAAGAGGAAAAGTATTTACATCTGGTCAGCATACACTACGATTTCCTGAAATTGCCTTTTGATATAAATTGTGCAGAAAAAGTACTCATGAGCACTTTGAAGAAGACATTGTGCTGGTTTCAGCTTAATTAGTTCTGTAACAATTGAGAGATCAGTCAGAACGTGAAGATTATAAATAtcagttgataaaaattaatcTGACCAACTGAAACAGTGGATGCCTATCTCGTTGGAATGAGATGGGACGATATCCCGTGCAACTTTATATTATTCATCATTTCAACTATCATATATATTTCGATATGAGGGGGTTTATTGCTATATCAGGTTTTCTGGTTTGGTTTCACGCTGTTTCCAAGTTTCAGGCTTTCAGCTCCATCCGTGTCAAGTATCATATATTCACATTTCAGTTTTTCTGGGTCTCCTGTTTTTTAGTTTCACCTGCATCAGAGTGTCAAGTTTCATACATTCGTTCTTAAGGTTTTCTAGGTTAGTTTCACCATGTTTTCGAGATGAGCTACATCGCATGTCAAGTTTGTCTCGTGTTTTTGAAATGAATTGGCAGGAGAACTGACTGTTATATTAATATAAGAGAAGGCCTGACGGGACAAAGTTTCGCCGTAgcgaaaaaacaagaaaagacaGACAAAATCCTACACTCTCGAAATCAAGCGCCCAAGGTGGCGCGCTCCCGTAAACAACCACACTTGATTTTCTAGATTAACCTTTGGGGGTGTTGCTCGTTGTGATCCTCTTCCCAAATCTCCCAGAAGACTAAAATAACGAGTGACTTGAGGCCTCGTTTGGATGTGCTTGTGCTGTTTGCTATCTTGATCCACCACCCGTGTGTTGTTGCTGAGCGAGGCCAAGAGTC
This genomic window from Phragmites australis chromosome 7, lpPhrAust1.1, whole genome shotgun sequence contains:
- the LOC133923412 gene encoding uncharacterized protein LOC133923412, which encodes MARAWASVWPILKGCITGGLIGVTVADRYASMVAVDGASMYPTFEPQPTERVLVERLCLGRYDFSRGDVVVFQSPRNHRELAVKRLIALPGDWIQVPEKQEIRKIPEGHCWVEGDNAGFSWDSRGYGPVPLGLMYGRVTHVVWPPHRIGQVDRKMPEGRIMPR